The DNA sequence TTCATTCCTTCATGAGAAAAAATTTACCGAAGCCAGTACGACGGTTTTTGATGCTTTTGTAGTTGGAGCCAATAATGGTGTTAAAACCGGAGTAACTATTTTTCCTTATGTTTTAGGGATGTTGGTTGCCATTTCTTTATTCAGAAACAGTGGTTTATTTGAAATCATCAGTGATAGTATTGCTTTTATCTTTTCGAATATGGGAGTAAACAAACAAATTACAGATGCATTGCCGGTAGCCATGTTGCGTCCTTTTAGTTCTGCAGGATCAAGAGGTTTCTTAATTGACTCGATGAATACTTTTGGTGCCGATTCGTTAACAGGAAGACTAAGCAGTATTTTTCAATGCAGCGCAGAAAGTACTTTTTATGTAATAGCCGTTTACTTTGGTTCTGTAAACATTAAAAACACCCGTTATGCTCTGGGCACTATGCTTTTGGTGGATGTAATCTGTGTGATTACCGCTATTTTTGTGGCGAGCTGGTTTTTCTAAAATCAATATAAATCAATATAAATTAACCGGATTAAAATGCGATTGTACCAAATGTGACGAGCCGAATGGCTCTTGAATTGGTTATGGATATTTTTAAACCACATTAAAACATTGATCTACAAAACAAGTCGAGCCGATGGCTCTTGATTTGTGATATGCTTTTTTAACCAAATCGAAATACGGATAAACAATATGGGCCGAGCCGAATGGCTCTTGAATTGGTTATGTTTTTTTTTTAAATCGCATTAAAACATTAATCTACAAGACAAGGCGAGCCGATGGCTCTTGATTTGTGATACGCTTTTTTAACCAAGTTAAAATGTGGATAGACATTTTTCGGCGAGCCGAATGGCTCTTGATTTGTGATACGTTCTTTAACCAAATCAAAATGTGGATAGACAATATGGGCCGAGCCGAATGGCTCTCGAATTGGTTATGCATTCTTTTGAAACCACATTAAAATATCGATCTACAATATCAGACGAGCCGATGGCTCTTTAATTTGCTGTGCGTTTTTTTGAAACCGTATTAAAATATCGATTTACACTACAAAGAGATCAGAATGGTCTCCAATTATTCTATCAGGATTTCAACATAACAAAAATTTAACACGTTAAATTTTACAAAATTAACTTTTAAATATCCATAAATTCCGCAGGAATGATTTATTTTGTAACAAGGGATTTTAATCCCTTGTTACACGTAACCTATCATAAAGTTCCGTAGGAACGGCTCATATAATATCGCTTCAAATGGCAAATACTTATCATCAAATCTATATACAGGTAGTCTTCGCAGTAAAATACAGAAGAGCTGTAATGGAAGAAGAATGGAGACCAAAACTATTCAGTGTAATTGGGAATCTTATAAATGAATCAGGATGTAAAACAATTATAATTAATGGTGTTGAAGATCACATTCACTGCTTCTTTGGATTAAACCCAACTACTTCTATTTCTGAACTGATGAAAGTTGTAAAAGCAAAATCTTCAAAATATATCAATGATCATAAACTGACAAAGTCAAGATTTGAATGGCAAAAAGGATATGGTGCATTTTCCTATAGTCAATCCCAAATTGATTCTGTTTACAAATATGTCCAAAATCAAAAAGAACATCATAAAAAACAAACTTTCAATAAAGAATACTTAGCATATTTGAATAAATTTAAAATTCAATACGACGAAAAATATATCTTTGAAGGACTAAAGTAAGACCATGAAAATTCAATACTTATTTATATTAGCTTTTTTTATAAGCTGTCAAAAAGAAAAAAACATAGCAGATATCCCATCTGTTGCTAATCAGGAAAACAAAACTGAAGAAGTCACAATTGCAAAAGAAAAATTCCTAAAAACAGATACTATTTCATTTTATGAAACTGCGGGAACAACAAAAAACAGTTATATTCTGGCACACCTTTTAAACCAAAAAATAGACAAGGACAGTGTTATAACAGGAAACTATCAACTTGATTTTTATCGAAACAAAATCAAAACAGCCTCTTCAAAATTAACGATTAAAGGGACTACGGAAGGATCTGAATGGAGTGCCTCTTACGGATTGTCTGCTTCTGATACCAAAAACAGTTCTTTTATACAAATTAGCTATGGATATCCAGCCTGTGGATATGCCCATGACAACTATCTTTACCAGCTAAACAACAATAACTTAGAACTTGTACACGAATGGATAACAATGTCTGATAGCGGTTGGGGAAGTTCGGTCGAACTCACAAATCCGAGTGGGAAATCAAACCCCGATTTCTTTTATTGCAAAAGAGTTGCATTTGAACCGGATGATGAAAACGAGGAAATGGGCTATGAAAAACATTATGATTCAATCGTTTTTCAGTTAAAAAATAAGCTCTGGACCAAAAAAATGCTTTCTGTTGAAGACAAGCCTTACTTTGAAAAAAAGAGGTCTTTTGACGAATTCCACAAACAACAATAAACTCTTTCAGAGCCCTTATTCAAAATCTTTCTAAGGTAAATAATTTCTAACTTTGTAAAAAAACAAAGCAATGATTGATTTTATATACCAAGACCCTTATCCTATTTTGAAGGATGAGACGCAATACCGCAAAATCACTTCCGATTTTGTAAAAGTGGAACAATTTGGGGAACGTGAAATCCTGACTGTTGATCCAAAAGGATTAGAATTATTAGCTGAAGAAGCCTTAACAGATGTTTCGTTTATGCTAAGAACGACGCACTTACAAAAACTTCGCAACATCTTAGATGATCCCGAGGCTACAGACAATGATCGTTTTGTGGCTTACAACTTATTACAAAATGCTTCTGTTGCAGCCGAAGGCCAGTTGCCTAGCTGTCAGGATACAGGAACAGCAATTGTAATGGCCAAAAAAGGAGAAAGTATTTTCACCGGAGTGGATGATGCAGAATGGTTGAGTAGAGGAATTTTCAACACTTACCAAAAACGCAACTTGCGTTATTCTCAGATTGTTCCGATTTCGATGTTTGAAGAAAAGAACTCAGGATCAAATCTTCCGGCACAAATTGATATCTATTCTAAAAAAGGCGCTTCTTACGAGTTTTTGTTTATGGCAAAAGGAGGCGGATCTGCCAACAAAACCTTTTTGTACCAAAAAACAAAATCGCTTTTAAATGATAAAGCAATGGATGAATTCATCCGTGAAAAAATAAAGGATTTAGGAACTTCGGCTTGTCCTCCGTACCATTTAGCTTTGGTAATAGGTGGAACTTCGGCAGAAGCGAACTTAGGTGCCGTTAAAAAGGCATCTGCAGGGTACTACGATCACTTACCGACTTCCGGAAACATGGCCGGTCAGGCTTTCCGTGATTTAGAATGGGAAGAACGTGTACAGAAAATTTGCCAGGAAAGTGCAATTGGCGCTCAGTTTGGAGGTAAATATTTCACACACGATGTTCGTGTAATTCGTTTGCCACGTCACGCCGCTTCTTGTCCGGTTGGATTAGGTGTTTCTTGTTCTGCTGACAGAAATATCAAAGGAAAAATTACTAAAGACGGAATCTACGTTGAGCAATTAGAAGTAAATCCAAAGCAATTTTTACCGGAAACAGCTCCACATTTAGAAGCTCCGGTTGAAATTGATCTGGATATGCCTATGGCCGATATTTTAGCAAAACTGACTCAGTACCCAATTAAAACCCGTTTAAAACTGAACGGAACTGTAATTGTTGCCCGTGACATCGCACATGCTAAAATTATGGAGTTATTGGAAGCCGGAAAACCAATGCCGGAATATTTCAAAAACCATCCGGTTTATTATGCCGGTCCTGCAAAAACTCCGGAAGGAATGGCTTCAGGAAGTTTTGGACCAACTACAGCGGGTCGTATGGATGTTTATGTAGATGAATTTCAAAAACATGGCGGAAGCATGATTATGCTGGCAAAAGGAAACCGATCTAAACAAGTTACAACAGCTTGTAACAAATATGGTGGATTCTATTTAGGTTCTATCGGTGGTCCTGCAGCAATTTTGGCACAGGATAATATTCTTAAAGTAGAAGTTGTGGATTTTGAAGAATTAGGAATGGAAGCGGTTCGTAAAATTACAGTTAAAGATTTCCCTGCTTTTATTATTACAGATGATAAGGGAAATGATTTCTTTGAAAATCTATAATACCTAACTGCTTAACCGCAAGGTTCTCAAGCGTTTTTATCCTACAAATACATTAAAAGGCACAGCTTAAAACTGTGCCTTTTGTTTTTTAAATTCATTCTTTAAAACTGTAAAATAATTCTAAAGGAACTGCTAAAAAAGCTAGACGTTAATGGACGACACTTTTATGGAAAGAAAAGTTAAGTCCGATTAGGCATTACATCTTCTTTCTCAAAAGCTATAAAATGCGATAGTTTTCCTTTTAGGTTGAAAACGGGAGAGGCCGATATTTTACATTTATAGGTTCTGCCATCTTTTTTATAGTTTTTGATGGTTTTCTCAAACGGGATTTGCAATTCGATTGCTTTTTTTATTTCTTTCAAATCTGTTTTAGAAGTTGCTGCCCCCTGAAACATCTTTGGCGTATTGCCGAGAACCTCACTTTCTGTGTATCCTGTCATTCTTTTTATTCCACTTGATGCGAAGATGATTTTTAGATTCGGATCGGTTATCAGAACTACTTCTTCCTTTATACGCTCCGTTATGTTCAGCTTTTCTTCATTCCACCCAAATTGAACGGAGATTTCTTTTACTTTCTTCAAATCAGCAAAAGCGACCTTCAGCTCATTTAAATACTCATAGTGAAAATCCCATGCTAAAATAGGGACTGAAGTATGATTGGAAATTTCTTCTAACTTGGCTTTTTTCATTGTAAATAATTTAAGAACAAACTATTTCTTTATAAAGATAACGAGAAAATTCATCACAAAACAAACATGCTGGTTATTTAATATTACTTTAAACAATCAAAATGCGAATTTCAATTGAACTACAACTGCTTTCTTCTCTTCTGTATTGAGATTATTCAAAGAAATTCCGAGTAGTCTAACGGAATCCTTCATCTTTTCCTGATACAATAACTCTTCGACCGTTTCTAAAATCAGGCTTTTATCGGCAATAAAATAAGGTAGTGTTTTGCTTCTGGTCTGTTGGGTAAAATCACTGTATTTGATTTTGAGCGTCACCGTTTTACCCGAAATATTGTATTTCTTTAAGCGTCTTTCTAAGGAAGTCGCAATTCGGTCAAGCTGTTCCAACATAAAAATTTCCGAAGATAAATTCACATCAAAAGTGTGTTCAGCCGCTACCGATTTTGTCACACGATGTGGTTTTACTTCACTATTGTGAATGCCACGAACGACTTTGTAATAGAAGGCACCGGATTTTCCGAAATGTTTTTCCAAAAACTCCAATGATTTACTCTTAAGCTCCATTCCGGTAAAAATACCCAATTGATACATTTTTTCTGTAGTTACTTTTCCAACTCCATAAAACTTACGAATCGGTAATACTTCCAAAAAAGCGAGAATCTCATCGGGATTTACGGTTTTCTGTCCATTTGGTTTATTATAATCGCTGGCAATTTTAGCCACAAACTTATTGACTGAAATCCCTGCAGAAGCTGTAATACCCACTTCATTAAAAATTCTTAATCGGATTTCCTGAGCCAGTAAACCGGCACTTGGATTTCCTTTTTTATTTTGGGTTACATCAAGATAGGCTTCATCAAGCGAAAGCGGTTCAACCAAATCGGTATATTCATGAAAAATCTCATGAATTTTATTCGAAATCTCTTTGTAACGGTCAAAACGGGGTCGGACAAAAATAATATCGGGACAATATTTTTTGGCCAGAACACCACTTATGGCACTTCGAACACCAAACTTTCGGGCTTCATAACTTGCCGCCGAGACTACTCCTCTATTCTCTGATCCGCCAACAGCAACGGGTTTCCCGCGCAAAGCAGGGTTATCCATTTGCTCTACCGATGCATAAAAAGCATCCATATCAATATGGATAATTTTTCGATATACTGGCGTTTCAGACATGCTACAAATTTAAGCAGTTTTATCGCTTTCAAACACAAAAAAAGCTTCGCAATTGCGAAGCTTTTAATCACCTTAAAAAACAGAAATTATTTCTTGATGAATTTTTTAGTAACTCTTTTTTGACCGCTGTTCAATTCGATAACATAGATGCCGGCATTTAATTTACTTACATCAATCGGATTATCGGATAATTGACCTGAGCCAACTTGTTGTCCTAAAGTATTTATAATTTTAAAAGTAGATCCGGTTTTCCCTAAAGAAGAAACATTTAGTTCCTTATCAGCAGGATTTGGATAGATAGCAAATTCAGAACTTACGGCACTTGCATCTGCAACCAATTCAGTAATAGCAACAGGTCCTGAAGCTGTAATGTTTACCGAATAATCTTCTACTTGTCCATAAGAAAAAGCCTCACAAGAAGTTGGAATTCCGTTGTATTTCATAGAAACTCTCAGTCTTGTTGTTCCTAAAGTTGCCGTTGCAGGAATTGTAATTGTTCCTGTAACCGGAGTTGTTTTAGAAGTCGCTTTTGTCCATACCGTTTCTCCTGCATCAGAGAAATCACCATCCTGATTGTAATCAATAAACACTGCATAACCTTCGGTATAAACCGTAGCAGTCCATGATGGTGTGATTGTGATTGTATAAGCAGTTCCCTGAGCTGCGTTAGAAGAAATCGCAGTAAAGTTTTCATAACCTGCTGTTCCTGTAGAAGTATTATTAATGGTTCCAAATACTACTTTACCAATTTTTTCGTCTGCAGTACTATTTCCTTTAGAAGCACAATACGTTACACCGGCAGCCAATGTAGTAACATTTACCGTATTACTGGCCGCAGAAACATTTCCTGCAGCATCTTTAGCTTTTACAGAAAAGGTATAAGCTGTTAGCGCTGTAAGTCCGGTTACGGTATAATTTGTTGTAGTAGCAGTTCCTTTTAGCGTAGTGCCTTGATAAACATCGTATCCTGTAACGGCAACATTATCTGTAGAAGCTGTCCAGGTTAAATTTGTTGTAGTTCCTGTTGTTCCTGAAGCTGCCAAAGAAGCTGGTGCTGAAGGAGGCGTTGTATCACCGGATCCTACATAAGCTGCTCCAACCCCAACTGCATAAAACGCATTTGTTGTTGCAATAACCTCTGCAGAACCTGCTCCGTATAAATCAATAGC is a window from the Flavobacterium cupriresistens genome containing:
- a CDS encoding PAS domain-containing protein → MKKAKLEEISNHTSVPILAWDFHYEYLNELKVAFADLKKVKEISVQFGWNEEKLNITERIKEEVVLITDPNLKIIFASSGIKRMTGYTESEVLGNTPKMFQGAATSKTDLKEIKKAIELQIPFEKTIKNYKKDGRTYKCKISASPVFNLKGKLSHFIAFEKEDVMPNRT
- the tnpA gene encoding IS200/IS605 family transposase — protein: MANTYHQIYIQVVFAVKYRRAVMEEEWRPKLFSVIGNLINESGCKTIIINGVEDHIHCFFGLNPTTSISELMKVVKAKSSKYINDHKLTKSRFEWQKGYGAFSYSQSQIDSVYKYVQNQKEHHKKQTFNKEYLAYLNKFKIQYDEKYIFEGLK
- the dinB gene encoding DNA polymerase IV, producing the protein MSETPVYRKIIHIDMDAFYASVEQMDNPALRGKPVAVGGSENRGVVSAASYEARKFGVRSAISGVLAKKYCPDIIFVRPRFDRYKEISNKIHEIFHEYTDLVEPLSLDEAYLDVTQNKKGNPSAGLLAQEIRLRIFNEVGITASAGISVNKFVAKIASDYNKPNGQKTVNPDEILAFLEVLPIRKFYGVGKVTTEKMYQLGIFTGMELKSKSLEFLEKHFGKSGAFYYKVVRGIHNSEVKPHRVTKSVAAEHTFDVNLSSEIFMLEQLDRIATSLERRLKKYNISGKTVTLKIKYSDFTQQTRSKTLPYFIADKSLILETVEELLYQEKMKDSVRLLGISLNNLNTEEKKAVVVQLKFAF
- a CDS encoding fumarate hydratase, whose protein sequence is MIDFIYQDPYPILKDETQYRKITSDFVKVEQFGEREILTVDPKGLELLAEEALTDVSFMLRTTHLQKLRNILDDPEATDNDRFVAYNLLQNASVAAEGQLPSCQDTGTAIVMAKKGESIFTGVDDAEWLSRGIFNTYQKRNLRYSQIVPISMFEEKNSGSNLPAQIDIYSKKGASYEFLFMAKGGGSANKTFLYQKTKSLLNDKAMDEFIREKIKDLGTSACPPYHLALVIGGTSAEANLGAVKKASAGYYDHLPTSGNMAGQAFRDLEWEERVQKICQESAIGAQFGGKYFTHDVRVIRLPRHAASCPVGLGVSCSADRNIKGKITKDGIYVEQLEVNPKQFLPETAPHLEAPVEIDLDMPMADILAKLTQYPIKTRLKLNGTVIVARDIAHAKIMELLEAGKPMPEYFKNHPVYYAGPAKTPEGMASGSFGPTTAGRMDVYVDEFQKHGGSMIMLAKGNRSKQVTTACNKYGGFYLGSIGGPAAILAQDNILKVEVVDFEELGMEAVRKITVKDFPAFIITDDKGNDFFENL